In Actinomadura luteofluorescens, the sequence GGCCCCTGCGTATCCGCACCGGGCGCCGCAGCCGCAGTGGCGGAAGCATCGCCGGAAGAGCGCCTTTGATCGGATAAGTGGCGATCAGCTCCCACGCGGCGGTGTCACCGTAGATCTCGTCCAGCCGCCCGCGCACGCGCGACTCGTCGGTATCGATCCCGAGCACGGAGGTCGAGATGAGCGCGCGGCCGTCGGCGGAGTACTCGGGCGCCGCGTCGGTGAGCACGAGGGTGTCGGTGATGATCCCCTCGGCGTCCAGGATCTGCACGGGCTCCTCCAGCGGGGACTTCGGCGCCGAGTGGTAGAAGGTGGTGACGTCCCGCATGACGGGCGCCTCGACCTCGGGGACGAGGGCGGCTGCCTGGGCGGGGTCGGTCGCCACGATGACGGCATCGGCCTCGACCGTCTTCCCATCGGAGGTCTGCACCCCCTCGCCGGTGACCGCTCGCACGGCGGTCTCCAGCGACAGCGCTCCGTCCGGCAGCCGCGCCGCGAGTTGCTCCGCCATCCGTCCCATCCCGAGAGCGGGAACGCCGATCGTGCCGCGTGCGAACGACCGCCAGATCAGGTGGAAGAAGCGGCTCGACGTCTCCAGTTCCCGTTCCAGCAGCACTCCGGCCAGGAACGGGCGCAGCAGCTTTTCGATCATCTGGTCGGAAATGCCCCAGTGGCGAAGCTCCGCGGCCGTGCCGCGGTCGGTCTGGTGCAGGATCCGCGAGGTGGGGAACGTCAGGTCGCGAGCGGTCATCGCGGCCACCGCGGCCTTGTCGCGGACGGAGCCGATATCGGCAAGGGCGCCGCTCAGCGCATGCCGGGGGTGCCTCCACGGGAGCATCACGCGCTCACGCCGTCCCTCATGGAAGACGAGCAGACCGGAGGCGAACGGCCTCAGGTCCAGGGCCTGGATGTCCAGGACACGCCTGGCCTCGGGATAGGCCGTATTGAAGACCTGGAACCCCCGGTCAAGACGGAATCCGTCGACGATATCGGTCCGCGTCCTGCCCCCGACCCAGTCGGACGCCTCCAGCACCTGCACCGGCACCCCGGCCTCATGCAGCCTCACCGCACACGCCAGCCCGGCCAGGCCGGCACCGACGACCACCACGGCACCAGTCACCAGACCCCCACCTTCCGTAACGGCCCCCCGGATGGGCGGTTTGACCTCACGGTCCTCCTGCCCATCCTGTGGCCCCTTACCCGGTCACCCCCCGTCGTGCCGTGCGGGCCGTAGTGGTTCTGGGTCAGGCCTTGGTGCGCTGCTGCTTGAGGCGGAGTTCCTCTTCGCGGACCTTGGCTCGGGTGGCTTGCTCGCGTTCCAGCCACTCGGGGTTTTCGGCCTTCAGATCCTCGATCTCGGCGGTGGTGAGGGGGCCCGTGATGCCGCCGCGGGCCAGGCCTGAGGCGGAGACACGGAGTTTGGTGGCGACGACCTGGCGGGGGTGGGGGCCCTCGCGGCGAAGGTCGGTGAGCCATGCGGGCGGGTTGGCCTGGAGCGCGTTCAGTTCGTCCCGGGAGACAGGGCCTTCCTGGAACTCGGCGGGCGCTGCCGACAGCAGGATCCCCAGCTTCTTGGCCGCGGTCGCGGACTTCATGGTCTGCGGGGTCTTCGCCTTGGACGTGCTCATGACTCAAGGGTAGCCAGCGGAAGGGGGCTGCCCGGACGTGACTAGGCTGAGGGAGTGACCGAAGGTGAGTTCCGGCTGGCCTACGTGCCGGGGGTGACGCCCGCGAAGTGGGCTGGGGTGTGGGCCGAGCGGGTGCGAGACGTGCCGCTTCGGCTGGTGCAGGTCCCCGCCGCCGATATCGTCCCCCTGCTGCGCAAGGGTGATGTGGACGCGGCGTTCGTGCGCCTGCCCGTCGACCGCGAGGCCCTCCACGTGATCCCGCTGTACCTGGAGACGACCGTCGTGGTGGTGCCCAAGGACCACGCGGTGGCCGCGGCGGAGGAGGTGGAGCTTGCCGATCTCGCCGACGAGGACGTGTTCGAGCCGCTCGACGAGGTCCTGACCTGGGACGAGCGCCCCGGGCAGCCGGCCTTCACCCGTCCCGAGCACACCGCTGAGGCGATCGAGTTGGTGGCGTCGGGGACCGGCACCCTGCTGCTCCCGCAGTCTTTGGCCCGCCTCCACCACCGCAGAGACCTCACCTACCGCACGGTGACCGACGCTCCTCAATCCCAGATCGGCCTGGCCTGGCTCGAGGTCGAGACGACCGACCTCATGGAGGAACTGATCGGCATCGTCCGCGGCCGCACCCCCAACAGCTCCCGCGGCCGCAACGCCCAACAGCGGCCCGCCACCAAGAAGCCGCCGCGCCAGCGCTCCACCCCCAAGCAGCACCGCCGCCAAAAGCGCCGCCGGACGTGAAGAGACGCCCCAATCTGCGGGGCGCGATTCCGCGGCGCTACCGGGTCACTGCCAGGTGAACACGACCCGCGTGCCCTCGGGGGTGGTCACCTCGACGTCGCGAGTACGCCACGGCGTATCCCTCGGCCCGGCCACGCTGCCCGGCACGAGATCCGAACACGCCTCGACGAGGGGATCTACCGTCGCCCCTCACGCGGCGTGAGGGTCAAGCCCGAAGCTGATCCCCGCGGCGAGGCCGAGCCGCCACAGCCCCGACGGCACGTTCACCAGAGCGATGACGTGCGCGGCCCACACGGCCCACCGGGGCACCCCTGGAACGGTCCTCCACGGCGACGTCCGGTTCCCGGACCGCGAGACGTCTCCTACCGGGCGAGGCAACAGCGTGGTCATCACAACCTCCTGGAGTAAGGGCCGATCACGGCCCGTCTGGCCTGGTGATCTCCGTCCTGGCACAAACGTGCCGTTCCGCACCTGGTGGCCGGCTCCCCCGCCAGCGTGGATCGCCTGTGCCCTGTTCCCTCCCGCGGGGGAAGTCGGCGCCGCAGCCGACTTTGCGCTGGCCACAGCCTGCCGACCAGGCGAGGACTGCCCCCGACTACTTCAGCGACTCCCACTACTTCGCCACCGACATCGCTGGGGTCGTCCTCACCCGGATCGAACGACCGGCCGTGGTCATCGCGCTCTCTGGCGGCCTGGCCAAGGGCTGAGGACGCTTCGCCGCGTCGGAGACGCGCGAGGTTTCACCGGAATGGCCGGCGCGAAGCATGGCGTTCTCAACGGTCGTCCGCACCGCTGTCGCCATCGCGTTTGCGATGCCTGCGTTCACGGAGCCGCCAGATGACGACGGCGAGGACGACCACAACGACGATCACGATCGCGGTGACCCGCCCGGCGACATGCTCGACCCGGGCGTATGCATGCCCGGCGAAGTATCCGAGCAGCGTGAAGGCCACGCCCCAGACCAGACCCCCGGCGGCGTTGTAGGCCAGGAACACCCGGCCCGGCATCCGCGAGACTCCGGCCAGCGCGGGCATGATCGCGCGGAAGAACGCGACGAAGCGTCCGACGAAGACGGCGGCACCGCCCCGGCGCCGGATCAGGTCGCGGGCACCGTCCACACGGTCGCGGTGGCGGCGGAGGGGACGGCTGTCCAGGATCGGCTGCCCGACATGGCGTCCGATCTGGTAGCCGACGAAGTCCCCCGCGATCGCCGCCAGGACCACGATCACGGCGAGCCACACGACGGAGACCTTCTGCTGGGCGGCCAGCGCCCCGCCGAGCACGACGGCGGTCTCACCGGGCAGAACGAAACCGAAGAACAGCGCGTCCTCGCAGAACACGAGCCCCGCGACGACCCCGTAGATGACCGGTCCGGACAACCCGGCCACCCATGACGTAACCGAGGCGAACAAGACTTCAGCGCCCCCATCCGGATCCCTGAACGCCGACGGCGCTCCGAGCCCACCCGCCGGCACCTCGCCTGCCGGACCTTTCCCCTACCCGGCGTCAATACCCCGACCGGCCGGGCCGTGCCCCCATCGGCCGGTCAGGAGTGGTGGCGCCGGGTCGACGCGGCGGCCGTCAGCAGAACACCTTGCCCGCGAAGGCATACAGCTTGTCGGCCGAGGGCGGGGAGGAGCCGAGGTTGACGGACAGGTTCATCTGCCGCCCGTCGTCGGAGCGGAGCGCGTAGGTGGTGTAGCCGATGAGCTGACCGCTGTGCCCGATCATGCGCTTGCCGCAGGGCAGCCTGTACTCCTGCAGCCCGAGCCCGTAGGCGAAACCGGCGCCGGTGGGGTGCACGGCGCGCATCGCGGCGAGCGTCGCCGGCGACAGCAGGCGCCCGCCGAGCAGCCCGTCGAGGAACCGGCCGAGGTCGCGGGTGGTGGAGATCATCTCGCCCGCCGCCCAGTCCAGGGAAGGGTTCATGCGGGTGGCGTCCACGGTCCGCCCGTCCGGCAGCAGCGCGTAGCCGTGCGCGTGCGGGCGCGGGAGCCCGGGCCGGTCGCCGGGAACGATCGTCTGGGTCAGCCGGAGCGGACGCAGCACGCGCCGTTCCACCTCGTCGCCGTAGGGCCGACCGGTCAGCCGCTCGATCAGCTTCCCCACGACCACGTAGTTGGTGTTGGAGTACCTCCAGGTGACGTCCGGGGGGTTCTGGGCGGGGGTGCGGAACGCCTGCGCGAGGAGCCGGTCGGGCTTGTAGGCGCGGAACCGCTGCGCCCCGCGCCAGCGGTTGGTGGACCATCCCGGGTCGCTCATGTAGTCGCGAAGCAGGCTGGTGTGCTGGAGGACCTGCCGCACCGTGATGCGCTCCCCGTCCGGGACGACGCCGGGCAGGTGCTCGGCCACGGGGTCGTCGAGCCGCAGCCGTCGCTCGTCGACGAGTTGCAGCAGGACGGTCGCCGCGAACGTCTTGGTGACGCTGCCGATCCGGAAGTACCCGGCCGGGTCGGCGGGCCGTCCCGTCCGGACGTCGGACAGGCCCGCCGCGCCGGACCACTCGCCACCGCCCGCGGTTCGCACGCGGAGCAGGACGGCCGTGGCCGCCTTGGTCTTCACCAGGTCGTCCAGCATCCCCTGGAAGCCGTCCTGGGACGAGGGGGCACGGTTCGACCGTGGCTGAGCCGTATGCGCGCCGGGCACGGCGAGGACGGCCATGGCCGTCGCGAGGGTCGCCGCCGTCGCGCTGGACACCGCGAACGCCGTCCATCGAGAGATTCTGATCATGGGGGGACGCTACGGAGCCGGGCCTCTTGCCGCCCATGGGGACGGCCACCCGGCTCCCCTGCGGAAAACCGCACTCGCAAGGCGTCGTCGGGGACGCGGAACTTGCGTTACGGGCTGGCCGGCGTGGGCGTGTCAGCCGCCCAGCTTCACGACCAGCGAGCGAAGGTGCTGTGTCGCGGCGTTCTCCTGGCCGCGCTTCACCCACGCCTGGATGTGGTCGCTGACCAGTTCGGCAAGGCTCTCGCGCTCGTCATCGCTGAACTCGACCGTGGTCGTGGTGCTGGTCCGGCAGTCGTAAGCCGTGAAGAGGATGTCTCCGACCGCCTGTTCGGCCGCCGGGGGCTTCCGGTTGCGCTGAGCATGCCATCCGGCGCTGCTGTTGACGACGCCCCAGCCGTGCAGGGCTTCGTAGTTGGTGAGTTCGAGCCTCATGGGCCGGGTACCTCTCGCGAAGAGGGTGTGGCCACACCCTAGGCAGCACCTTACGCGGGTATCTCCCCCAGGCAGGCTGACCAGGCGACACGCGTGGGCGATATTCGGCACGGGCCGGGGGCCGCAGCCGCGTGTCTCCGGTTCTCCCGATCGGGAACGTCCGACCTTCGCACTATGGTGCGTTCTCATGAACACACTTCAGACCCGCTTCGATGAGAAGGCCCGGGCGTGAGCCGCTACAGGGGGCCCGCCACCCTGATCAGCGGTGAGGGAGCGGAGGTCGAGGTCTACGTCGATCTGCGCGCCAAGCAGCGGGAGTGGTCCGGGACCGCGACCATCGCCGACTTCGATGCCGACGGACCCGCCGACCAGACGCTGAGGCTTCCCGACGGCCGCGAGGCACAGGTCACGCTCGGCGGTTCGGAGGCCTGGTCCGACGTCGTCACGCTGGTCGGAAGCGGTTCGCCGCCTTTCGCCTGAGACCGGCGCCCCGGCCAGGCCCGCCCGCAGGGGCCTGCCGCGTGCGAAGAGGCCGCCTCGTTTTCGATCGTTGCCTAGATTGTGCAGATGCGTGTCCTCCTCGCCGAGCGAGTGGCTCCGTCCGCGCCTTTGACGGACGACGAAGTCGGGCTGTCGTACACGGTCGGCGCGGAGGGCGTGATCGGTGTTCTGGCGACCAGCGAACCCGGTCTGGCGCGAGGCTTCGTCCGTGGGCCGGGCCACAATTCGTTGCCGTTCTACCGGCCGCCGCCGTCCTGTCCGGCGGTGCTTTACAGCTACGTGGCGCATGAATGGCATCGGCTGGAACTGTCCTGCCTTCCCGTTTCTTACCCGCTGATCGCTCTGCTGGCGCGCGGTGAACTGCTGGTCGCCTGTCCCTGCCTCCCCTGGATCGACGGCCGCTGGGAGTCCCGTAACGCCCACGTCTTCGGCCCGGACGGAACGCATCGGCGCACTTTCGCGCTGGGCGATGACATCGAGCGGATCGTCTCGGACGATTCCGGCACCATCTGGACCACGCACGGCGAGCAAGGCTGGCCCGACTCGCTGAGCCTGGTACGTCGGGACCCGCACGGCACCTGGCTGTGGGACTCGGGGATCGCATGCCTCGACGACGCCGTCAACAGCCACGCGGGAGTCACCTGGGCGTACCGGAGCGGCTCACTGGTCCGGATACAGGCCGACCGTACGGCCGAGTACGCGTGCCCGGTGGACGACGTTCGCGCACTCGCCTTCACCGGCGACCACCTGTTGCTCGCCGGGCCCGACGACAGGCTTTCGTGGTGCGCGTTGATCGACGGTGCGATCCGGTGGCTGGACGCCGCGGAAATCGTCGGACCGGCAGGCCCTTTGCGGGATTGGCAGGTTCTCGACACCCACGGCCCTCACCTGTACCTGTACGACCATGGCGATGGATATCACCGCCTGGACATCACGGAAGAAGCACTCGGTCGCCCCACGCGTTGAATCGCGCAAGGAACAGCTGCGGTTGCGTCATGTTCCGGTTCTCGCCGCGTCCACGGCCGCCCGCACGGTGGGATAGACGTGCCTCAACTCCGCCCTGGCTTCGGCGGTGCGCAACACGTCCCGAACCTGGCCCACGTCGCCTGCCAGCAGGAACCTGACTCCGCGGGCCTCCAGTTCCTCGGCCACCTCGTCGAGCATGCGCACCGCGCTGACGTCGACGAAGGGGACCGTCTCGGCGTCGATCACGACCGCCGTCGTCCCTTCCCGTCCGGCGGCACTCCGCACCGTGGACCGGATCCGCTCGGCGTTGGCGAAGTAGATGCCCCCCTCGACGCGCAGCACGACCACTCCCGGGATCCCGCGGCCGTCCGCGTGCCTGTCGAGCGCGGCGAAGTGCCCGTTCCCTGGCAGCTGCCCCAGTTCGCTGATGATCGGGCGCGAGGAGCGGTAGAGGAGCAGGAGCAGCGAGGCACCGATGCCGATGAAGAGGCCGGGCAGCGTGTCGAAGACCAGCACCCCGAGCATCGCGGCGACCGCGGCGGCGAAGTCGGGCCGCGCGGCGACGCCGTAGGCCTGGCCGAGCCTGCGGGTGAAGACGCGGTAGAGGGCGGCGAGCGAGGGGATGTCGACGAGTTCGACCACCGCCGCGACCACCACTCCCGCGAGCACCGCCTCGGGGAGCCTCTCGAAGAGGCCGGTGAGGAAGAGCAGCGTGATCACGGTGAGGAGGGCGACGAAGACCCCGGAGAGCTGGGTGCGCGCGCCCGCCGTCCAGTTGACGGCGGTCTTCGAGAGGCTGCCGTTGACGACCATGCCGCTGGACAGGCCCGCGCCCAGGCCGGCGGCCCCGAGCCCGATCAGCTCGCGGTCGGCGTCGACCTCGTAGTGGTCGCGGACGGCGTAGCTCTTCGCCGCCCCGAGCCCCTCGGCGAAGGCGACGAGCAGCACGCCGACGCTTCCGGCGGCGAGGGCGCCGAGGTCGTCCACCGAGACGTCGGGGAAGCCGAACGAGGGCGGCCCGGTCTCGATGGCGCCGACGACGGCGACGCCGCGGTCCTCCAGATCGAAGGCCGCCGACGCCGCGATCCCGAGCGCCACCGCGATCAGCGAGCCGGGCACGGACGGGGCGGCCCGCTTGAGGACGAGGATCAGCAGGAGGCTGCCGACGCCGACCAGGGCGGTGAGGCCGCTGATTCCGCCGAGATCGCCGATCAGGGCCCAGATCCTCTCGAAGAAGTCCCCCGACGCGCCCTCGACGCCGAACAGCTTCGGCAGTTGGCCCGCGATGATCGTCAGAGCCAGGCCGACGATGAAGCCCTTCAGGACCGGCTCGGAGATGAAACCGGCGAGGAAGCCGAGGCGCAGCAGTCCGGCGAGGAGCGCCGCGACGCCCACCGTGACGGCCAGCGCCGCCGTCATCGCGGTGCGCAGGTCCGCACCCGAACCGCCCGCGGCCTCACCGACGATCGCCGCCGAGAGCGCCGCCGTCGCCGCCATCGGCCCGACCACCAGGTGCCTGGAGCTGCCGAAGGCGGCGTACAGGATCAGGGCCGCGGGCGCGGCGTAGAGACCGACCACGGGCGAGACGCCGGCGATCGTCGCGTAGGCGAGCGCCTCGGGCACGAGAACCGCCCACACCGTCACCCCCGCCAGGGCGTCCCGCCTCAGCCATCGCCGCCGGTACCCCCGCAGCGAAGGGAACAGCCCGAGCATGCCCGGCCCCGTCAGGAGGACAGGTCGCTGATGGCGTTGCCCACCAGCTTCGCGGCGAGGATCAGGCAGACCACGGTCATGATCGCCGAGTTGTTCCGCTCCATCCAGACCTTGAGGCCGTCGAGGATGTGCGCGGAGCGCTCCTTCAGGGCGAAGTAGAGGACGACCGGCGCCCCGGTCCCGAGCGCCCCGATCACGACGAAGACCGCGAGCGCCGCGGCCTGCGCTCCGGCCGGGACGTCCGTGCGCGCGATCGCCGCCGCCGCGGCGATCACGAGCAGCAGGTTCTTCGGGTTGAGCGCGGACAGCGCGATCCCCAGCGCACCCGCCTTGGCGGGGGTGAACGAGTCGACCGTGCGCATCCACGTCGGCAACGAGACCTCCTCGTCGCCGCGCGGACGGCCGCGCCACTCCTTCACCGCCACCCACAGCAGCAGCACGCCGAGCGCCAGGTCGAGCGCGCTCACCCAGTCGGCAGGCTGCCCCTGGTCGCTCGGCCCCGCGCCGCCCGAGACCAGCAGCACGATCGCGCCGACCAGGGACAGGCCCAGGATCCAGCCCAGGAGCAGCGCCGGCCCGTTGGTACGCGCCCTGGGCGTCGCGAGCATCAGCACCGCACCGATGATCGGGAACGGGCTCAGCGCCACTCCGACGCCGTACGACAGAATCTGCCCGATCGCTTCGCCCACGGCCCCCTACCTCACGCCGGTTCGACCTCGCCCGGCCGCCAGCTCCGGTCGAACCAGCTTTCGAGCGGACCGTAGAGGCGCAGGACGACGAACCATCCCTTGCCGGGGACCGTCTGGATCCAGTTCGCCTCCCTGCCGGGCGGCGCGGCCGGGCCGAAGTGGACGACCGTCTCGCCGCCGTCCTCGGCCCGCACGGCGCCGGAGAGGCTGTTCACGCTCGGGTAGGGGTCGCCGGTGCGCAGCAGCGACCGGGTCTGGGGGTCGTAGACGTCGACGGCCCAGAAGTTCTTCGCCGGGACGTCCTTGGGAAGGGTGAGCGTGTAGTTCCTCCCGCCGTCGAGCCAGGCGCCGGTGGAGTCCTCCGCCGTGTAGGCGTACTGCGATCCGGCCCCGACCGTCGCCGCCGCCATCGCCGGCGTGATCACGAGCGCCCCGTGGTGGAACACGGCGCGAGCGTCCAGCAGGCGCGCACCCTGCGGCGAGAGGAACTCGTGGCTTCCCGAGGGGAACATGTTCTTCCAGGAGCCGCCCGGATAGTAGTAGAAGCTCGGGTCGCGGGGTTTGAAGGTCAGCGTCCGCACGAGGCCCGACCCGATTTGCGCGGCGGTGCCGAGGATCGAGCGCATGCGGTCGTCCGGTCGAAAGGGCGTGCCGGGCACGATGCCGATCGAGGCGAGCTGCCCCGCGCGCTCGGGGTCGAGCGCCTCGGGCGGTTCCTCCTGGACGATCTCGTCGACCTCCTCGAAGAACGAGAGGTCGTTGGCGGGGACCGTGTTGAAGGCGGAGTCGGCGAAGTTCACGAAGCGCTGCCCGGGCGGGTCGGCCGCGTCCGAGAGCGGGTAGATCCGCGTCCTGAGCAGGCTCTCGACGCCTCCCAGCACGCGGAGGGCCGCCCAGCAGGAGAAGGTCGGCGACCGCGAGACGAAGTAGCCGTCCGGGACGTCGCCGTCGTAGCCGGGAGGCAGGAAGAGGTATCTGCCTCCCTTGCCCCCGTCGGGTCCGGCGATCCCCATGTCGGCGACGTAGCGCTGCCAGAGGTCGTCGACGACGCTCAGCGAGCCCTCCGGCACCTCGATCACCGTCGGGCCGTCCTGGTCGAGCGCCAGGAAGGCCAGCCCGTACGCGGTCTCGGTGTTCGCCGTGAGCATCAACGGCGCGGAGCCGCAGCGCGGAGCCGTGTAGCCGATCGTGCGGGAGTCGATGCCGAGGCTCCGCAGCCCGCGCCGCATCGCCACCATCGCTGCGCCGGGCAGGCAGGTGAGGAAGACCTCGATCCCCCGCAGCAGGTCGAGCGCGTCATAGCCGCGGGTGACCGTGTCGGGCAGCGGCAGGCCGTCGAAGAAGTCCATCTCGCCGAACACGGTCTCCAGCCGGTCCGGGACGCTGATCGACGCGAGGGTCTCAGCCGATATGCCCGGGCTGGGCGCGTCGCTCACGTGAGGCACCGCGTTCCTCCTGGGTCAGCCCACAGCCTCGATCTCGCCCGGCCGCCAGGTCTTGTCGAAGAACGGTTGCAGAGGGCTGTAGAACCGCAGGACCACGAACCATCCCTTGCCCGGCGCGGTCTGGATCCAGTTGCCCTCCGGTACGCCGCCGGGCCGGTCGGGCCCGAAGTGCACCGTGGTCGTGCCGTCCGCGTCGGCGGTCGCCGCCGGGGTCGGATAGTCCTGGCTGCCGGCCCGGGGGAAGCGTTGCGGCGTGGAGAGCATCGAGCGGGTCTGGTTGTCGTAGACGGTGCACGACCAGAAACGGGCGGCGGGAATGTCCGGCGGAAGCACCAGACGGTAGTGCCTGCCCCCGTCAAGGGCCCGGTCCTCCTGGTCCGCGCACGCGAACAGGTACTGCGAGCCGATGCCGGGCAGGGGCGCGGTGAACGCCGGGCTGATGCCCACGCCCAGGTACCACCACCAGTTCCGCAGGTTGAGCTTGCGGGCGCCGTCGCTCGCACGGAGCTCGACGCCCCGGTCGGTGATGTCCGGGGGCGGGGTCATGAAGTCGTAGCCGGCCGGGAGCAGGCCGTTGATCCACTGGGAGGACGCACCGTAGAAGTGCGCCCCCTCGTCCGGACGCAGGCGGCACGCGAGGGTGCGGGCCGTCGCGTTCCCCACCGCGGCCGCCTCGACGAGGATCTTCCGCATCCGCGGATCCGGCTGGAAGGGCCGTCCCTTGGCGATCCCGATCGCGGCCAGCGCACCGGCGATCTCGGGGTCGAGCGCCTCGACCGGCTGATCGTGCACGAGCTCGCTCGCGAGGTCGAAGTACGTCGCGTCCGCGGGCGGGACGGTGTTCACGGCGAACCCGGTGCCCTCGACGAAGCGCGGCGGGTCGGGCCTGCGGAGCGCGGCGGTCCACGTCTGCGCGGTCCACGGCGCCGGCGGGGCCGTGCCCCCCGTGACGATCTCCCCGATGCTGGTTCCGAAGAACCCGGGGGCGTAGCGGTGGATGCGCAGCCCCTCCTTGATGCGCCCGACCGCCGGCCCCGGGTCGTCGCCCTCCAGGAAGGCCCGCCCGCCCAGGAGGAGCCGCGTGGTGCGGGTCGGCTGCGTGAAGTAACCGCCCTCCGGAAGTGGACCCTCATAACCGGGCGGGACGAAGAGGTATTTGCCGCCGGCTCCGCGATCCGGCCCTGCCATACCGGGATCCGCGACCCAGCGGAACCACATGTCGTTGACGAAACAGAGGGACAGGGGCGGCATTTCCACGACCAGCGGCCCCTCGGTCAGGTCGAGGAACGTCACGAAGTAGACGGTGTCCGCGTTCCCGGTCAGCACGAGCGTCTCGGGATCCATGAACTCCGAGAAGAGCAGGACGTCGTGGTCCCTGATCCCCGCATCGAGGAAGCCCTTGCGCGCCGCCCACACATTGACCCCGGAGTACGCGTCGAGGAACGCGCGAACGGCGTGCACATAGTCCAGATGGTCGTAGACGCGGTCGGCGGTCTCGCCGGTGGGGCCTGCCCAGCGGAAACTCCAGAGTGCCCAGATGCGTCTCCACCTGCTCGGGCGTCGAGAGCGACGTGATGACCTGAGGTGGGATCCGTCCGGCTTGCTGCAAGGCGTCGCTCCGTTCTCGGGAGAGGTCTCCTCTCGCCCATGAGCCGTACCTGCCGCGGACCACCACTAAACGCATTGTTCTAAGTCATTGGATTCCTATTACTCGGCGGGCTGTGGAGATTACCGAGCTCGAAGTTGTTCTATTCCGTCCGCC encodes:
- a CDS encoding NAD(P)/FAD-dependent oxidoreductase; amino-acid sequence: MTGAVVVVGAGLAGLACAVRLHEAGVPVQVLEASDWVGGRTRTDIVDGFRLDRGFQVFNTAYPEARRVLDIQALDLRPFASGLLVFHEGRRERVMLPWRHPRHALSGALADIGSVRDKAAVAAMTARDLTFPTSRILHQTDRGTAAELRHWGISDQMIEKLLRPFLAGVLLERELETSSRFFHLIWRSFARGTIGVPALGMGRMAEQLAARLPDGALSLETAVRAVTGEGVQTSDGKTVEADAVIVATDPAQAAALVPEVEAPVMRDVTTFYHSAPKSPLEEPVQILDAEGIITDTLVLTDAAPEYSADGRALISTSVLGIDTDESRVRGRLDEIYGDTAAWELIATYPIKGALPAMLPPLRLRRPVRIRRGRYVCGDHRDTGSIQGALVSGRRAAEAALADLPD
- a CDS encoding DUF5997 family protein: MSTSKAKTPQTMKSATAAKKLGILLSAAPAEFQEGPVSRDELNALQANPPAWLTDLRREGPHPRQVVATKLRVSASGLARGGITGPLTTAEIEDLKAENPEWLEREQATRAKVREEELRLKQQRTKA
- a CDS encoding LysR family transcriptional regulator substrate-binding protein, with amino-acid sequence MTEGEFRLAYVPGVTPAKWAGVWAERVRDVPLRLVQVPAADIVPLLRKGDVDAAFVRLPVDREALHVIPLYLETTVVVVPKDHAVAAAEEVELADLADEDVFEPLDEVLTWDERPGQPAFTRPEHTAEAIELVASGTGTLLLPQSLARLHHRRDLTYRTVTDAPQSQIGLAWLEVETTDLMEELIGIVRGRTPNSSRGRNAQQRPATKKPPRQRSTPKQHRRQKRRRT
- a CDS encoding DedA family protein — encoded protein: MSGPVIYGVVAGLVFCEDALFFGFVLPGETAVVLGGALAAQQKVSVVWLAVIVVLAAIAGDFVGYQIGRHVGQPILDSRPLRRHRDRVDGARDLIRRRGGAAVFVGRFVAFFRAIMPALAGVSRMPGRVFLAYNAAGGLVWGVAFTLLGYFAGHAYARVEHVAGRVTAIVIVVVVVLAVVIWRLRERRHRKRDGDSGADDR
- a CDS encoding serine hydrolase domain-containing protein; protein product: MIRISRWTAFAVSSATAATLATAMAVLAVPGAHTAQPRSNRAPSSQDGFQGMLDDLVKTKAATAVLLRVRTAGGGEWSGAAGLSDVRTGRPADPAGYFRIGSVTKTFAATVLLQLVDERRLRLDDPVAEHLPGVVPDGERITVRQVLQHTSLLRDYMSDPGWSTNRWRGAQRFRAYKPDRLLAQAFRTPAQNPPDVTWRYSNTNYVVVGKLIERLTGRPYGDEVERRVLRPLRLTQTIVPGDRPGLPRPHAHGYALLPDGRTVDATRMNPSLDWAAGEMISTTRDLGRFLDGLLGGRLLSPATLAAMRAVHPTGAGFAYGLGLQEYRLPCGKRMIGHSGQLIGYTTYALRSDDGRQMNLSVNLGSSPPSADKLYAFAGKVFC
- a CDS encoding DUF4873 domain-containing protein, giving the protein MSRYRGPATLISGEGAEVEVYVDLRAKQREWSGTATIADFDADGPADQTLRLPDGREAQVTLGGSEAWSDVVTLVGSGSPPFA
- a CDS encoding SulP family inorganic anion transporter; translated protein: MLGLFPSLRGYRRRWLRRDALAGVTVWAVLVPEALAYATIAGVSPVVGLYAAPAALILYAAFGSSRHLVVGPMAATAALSAAIVGEAAGGSGADLRTAMTAALAVTVGVAALLAGLLRLGFLAGFISEPVLKGFIVGLALTIIAGQLPKLFGVEGASGDFFERIWALIGDLGGISGLTALVGVGSLLLILVLKRAAPSVPGSLIAVALGIAASAAFDLEDRGVAVVGAIETGPPSFGFPDVSVDDLGALAAGSVGVLLVAFAEGLGAAKSYAVRDHYEVDADRELIGLGAAGLGAGLSSGMVVNGSLSKTAVNWTAGARTQLSGVFVALLTVITLLFLTGLFERLPEAVLAGVVVAAVVELVDIPSLAALYRVFTRRLGQAYGVAARPDFAAAVAAMLGVLVFDTLPGLFIGIGASLLLLLYRSSRPIISELGQLPGNGHFAALDRHADGRGIPGVVVLRVEGGIYFANAERIRSTVRSAAGREGTTAVVIDAETVPFVDVSAVRMLDEVAEELEARGVRFLLAGDVGQVRDVLRTAEARAELRHVYPTVRAAVDAARTGT
- a CDS encoding GAP family protein, producing MGEAIGQILSYGVGVALSPFPIIGAVLMLATPRARTNGPALLLGWILGLSLVGAIVLLVSGGAGPSDQGQPADWVSALDLALGVLLLWVAVKEWRGRPRGDEEVSLPTWMRTVDSFTPAKAGALGIALSALNPKNLLLVIAAAAAIARTDVPAGAQAAALAVFVVIGALGTGAPVVLYFALKERSAHILDGLKVWMERNNSAIMTVVCLILAAKLVGNAISDLSS
- a CDS encoding DUF1254 domain-containing protein, with translation MPHVSDAPSPGISAETLASISVPDRLETVFGEMDFFDGLPLPDTVTRGYDALDLLRGIEVFLTCLPGAAMVAMRRGLRSLGIDSRTIGYTAPRCGSAPLMLTANTETAYGLAFLALDQDGPTVIEVPEGSLSVVDDLWQRYVADMGIAGPDGGKGGRYLFLPPGYDGDVPDGYFVSRSPTFSCWAALRVLGGVESLLRTRIYPLSDAADPPGQRFVNFADSAFNTVPANDLSFFEEVDEIVQEEPPEALDPERAGQLASIGIVPGTPFRPDDRMRSILGTAAQIGSGLVRTLTFKPRDPSFYYYPGGSWKNMFPSGSHEFLSPQGARLLDARAVFHHGALVITPAMAAATVGAGSQYAYTAEDSTGAWLDGGRNYTLTLPKDVPAKNFWAVDVYDPQTRSLLRTGDPYPSVNSLSGAVRAEDGGETVVHFGPAAPPGREANWIQTVPGKGWFVVLRLYGPLESWFDRSWRPGEVEPA